From the Euphorbia lathyris chromosome 6, ddEupLath1.1, whole genome shotgun sequence genome, one window contains:
- the LOC136234258 gene encoding probable carboxylesterase SOBER1-like isoform X1, which yields MQLIPVAAKPVVLFALVIFFTLVFILYLKPSPNPPSSTPNSQSMARSFILWLHGLGDSGPANEPIKTLFSSPEFRTTKWSFPSAPNNPVTCNYGALMPSWFDIHEIPITADSPKDGRGLLEAVANVHAMIDKEIAAGTNPDNVFVCGFSQGGALTLASVLLYPKTLGGGAIFSGWIPFNSSTVDQITPDAKRTPILWSHGLADRTVLFEAGQAGPPFLEKAGISCEFKAYPGLAHSINDEELHNLESWIKSRMRTSS from the exons ATGCAGCTTATACCAGTAGCTGCGAAACCAGTTGTATTGTTTGCACTGGTCATCTTCTTCACACTTGTATTTATATTATACTTGAAGCCTAGCCCTAACCCCCCTTCTTCCACTCCGAATTCACAATCCATGGCTCGTAGTTTCATTCTATGGCTTCATGGATTGGGTGATTCCGGTCCTGCTAATGAACCCATCAAAactctcttctcttctcccGAGTTCAGAACTACCAAATGGTCTTTCCCTTCTGCTCCTAATAATCCAGTCACTTGCAATT ATGGTGCTTTGATGCCTTCTTGGTTTGACATCCATGAGATTCCCATTACTGCT GACTCGCCTAAAGACGGTAGAGGTTTGCTCGAAGCAGTTGCGAATGTTCATGCAATGATAGACAAGGAAATAGCCGCTGGGACAAATCCTGATAATGTATTTGTTTGTGGATTTAGTCAAGGAG GTGCTTTAACTTTGGCTAGTGTTCTGCTGTACCCAAAAACTCTAGGAGGGGGTGCAATTTTCAGTGGATGGATACCTTTCAATTCTTCTACTGTGGACCAGATTACCCCAGATGCGAAACGG ACACCTATTTTATGGTCTCATGGGCTTGCTGATAGAACAGTATTGTTTGAAGCTGGACAAGCAGGACCGCCATTCCTTGAAAAAGCCGGAATAAGTTGCGAGTTTAAG GCATATCCTGGTCTTGCCCATTCAATAAACGATGAGGAGCTGCATAATCTAGAGTCATGGATCAAATCTAGAATGCGAACTTCTTCTTAG
- the LOC136234258 gene encoding probable carboxylesterase SOBER1-like isoform X2: MIVAVKPVVLFALVIFFTLVFILYLKPGPSPSSSSLNSQSMARSFILWLHGLGDSGPANEPIKTLFSFPEFRTTKWSFPSAPNSPVTCNYGALMPSWFDIHEIPITADSPKDGRGLLEAVANVHAMIDKEIAAGTNPDNVFVCGFSQGGALTLASVLLYPKTLGGGAIFSGWIPFNSSTVDQITPDAKRTPILWSHGLADRTVLFEAGQAGPPFLEKAGISCEFKAYPGLAHSINDEELHNLESWIKSRMRTSS; encoded by the exons ATGATAGTAGCTGTGAAACCAGTTGTATTGTTTGCACTGGTCATCTTCTTCACACTTGTATTTATATTATACTTGAAACCTGGCCCtagcccttcttcttcttctctgaaTTCACAATCCATGGCTCGTAGTTTCATTCTATGGCTTCATGGATTGGGTGATTCCGGTCCAGCTAATGAACCCATCAAAACTCTCTTCTCTTTTCCCGAGTTCAGAACTACCAAATGGTCTTTCCCTTCTGCTCCTAATAGCCCAGTCACTTGCAATT ATGGTGCTTTGATGCCTTCTTGGTTTGACATCCATGAGATTCCCATTACTGCT GACTCGCCTAAAGACGGTAGAGGTTTGCTCGAAGCAGTTGCGAATGTTCATGCAATGATAGACAAGGAAATAGCCGCTGGGACAAATCCTGATAATGTATTTGTTTGTGGATTTAGTCAAGGAG GTGCTTTAACTTTGGCTAGTGTTCTGCTGTACCCAAAAACTCTAGGAGGGGGTGCAATTTTCAGTGGATGGATACCTTTCAATTCTTCTACTGTGGACCAGATTACCCCAGATGCGAAACGG ACACCTATTTTATGGTCTCATGGGCTTGCTGATAGAACAGTATTGTTTGAAGCTGGACAAGCAGGACCGCCATTCCTTGAAAAAGCCGGAATAAGTTGCGAGTTTAAG GCATATCCTGGTCTTGCCCATTCAATAAACGATGAGGAGCTGCATAATCTAGAGTCATGGATCAAATCTAGAATGCGAACTTCTTCTTAG
- the LOC136232934 gene encoding mitochondrial pyruvate carrier 4-like: MASSKLQALWNHPAGPKTIHFWAPTFKWGISIANVADFAKPPEKISYPQQIAVTATGIIWSRYSTVITPKNWNLFSVNVAMAVTGLYQLSRKIQHDYSSSGEEAATVKE, from the exons ATGGCCTCTTCCAAACTTCAGGCTTTGTGGAATCACCCTGCCGGACCAAAAACCA TTCACTTTTGGGCTCCAACTTTTAAATGGGGCATCAGCATAGCAAATGTTGCTGACTTTGCTAAACCACCCGAGAAGATTTCATACCCTCAGCAAATAG CTGTTACAGCCACCGGAATTATATGGTCACGCTACAGTACTGTAATCACGCCG AAAAACTGGAATCTGTTTAGTGTAAATGTTGCGATGGCTGTCACCGGCCTCTATCAACTATCGCGCAAAATACA GCATGATTACTCTTCTTCTGGGGAAGAAGCTGCTACCGTAAAAGAATAA